From a region of the Synechococcus sp. PCC 7502 genome:
- a CDS encoding V4R domain-containing protein has protein sequence MTISTAGLGNAIAKSRTIQSHYSLQDFFTLNSEQGVILDWNGMRNVLTSEDFIIGLQEGLEEEVGEASASVMYSIGCEWGRQDSEFFAQWFEKDFNRSIRQTNLPFLLETWWWPFAAQGWGRWNMDMSDRKQGFMFISIYDSAVARTLGDVGKPVCHLYAGLFSGFFTNLVNKKLDCIEIQCYSMGENFCKFLLGGGDRIDAASFWLNEGATSRDIERRLRDGGLTR, from the coding sequence ATGACTATCAGCACAGCAGGTTTAGGTAATGCGATCGCTAAAAGCCGCACGATCCAAAGTCACTATAGCTTGCAAGACTTTTTTACCCTTAATTCTGAACAGGGTGTAATCTTGGACTGGAACGGTATGCGTAATGTATTAACTAGTGAAGATTTTATTATTGGTTTGCAAGAGGGTTTAGAAGAAGAGGTCGGGGAAGCCTCTGCCTCGGTGATGTACTCCATTGGCTGTGAATGGGGGCGACAAGACTCAGAGTTTTTTGCCCAGTGGTTTGAGAAAGATTTTAACCGTAGTATTCGCCAAACCAATTTACCATTTTTACTAGAAACTTGGTGGTGGCCCTTTGCAGCTCAGGGTTGGGGGCGTTGGAATATGGATATGAGCGATCGCAAGCAGGGATTTATGTTTATTAGTATCTATGATTCGGCGGTGGCGCGTACCCTTGGGGATGTGGGCAAACCAGTTTGTCATCTGTATGCGGGTTTATTTTCAGGGTTTTTTACCAATTTAGTAAATAAAAAGCTAGACTGTATCGAGATTCAGTGCTATTCCATGGGCGAAAATTTCTGTAAGTTTTTGTTGGGTGGTGGTGATCGCATTGATGCAGCATCTTTTTGGTTAAATGAAGGAGCAACTAGTCGGGATATTGAGCGTCGCCTGCGCGATGGAGGGCTAACTAGGTAA
- the murI gene encoding glutamate racemase, translating into MVSNWQRVRSYTNQQPIGIFDSGVGGLTVLQELKRQLPNEKIVYFADTARVPWGSRPQSEIIEFVQQILSWMQTQQVKMVVMACNTSSALAIETVRSQFDLPMIGLILPAAKAAIKYGQRIGVIATTATVNSMAYVNAITETHKQSQVWQVACPEFVPLIEADRIHDPYTYEIAKNYLTPLIEAEIDTLVMGCTHYPHLLEVFKQILPPYVKFIDPAKYVVKAVNQELDILGLRDRSSRKNAVTKFYVSGDAEQFAEVSSRWLGNKPLVQNVELLPTPFTVEESSLIETAEPVELLS; encoded by the coding sequence ATGGTTTCAAATTGGCAACGTGTGAGGAGTTACACTAACCAGCAACCTATCGGCATTTTTGATAGCGGTGTGGGTGGTTTAACTGTATTACAAGAGCTAAAACGTCAACTGCCCAACGAAAAAATAGTTTACTTTGCTGATACTGCTAGGGTACCGTGGGGTTCTCGTCCGCAGTCAGAAATTATTGAGTTCGTCCAGCAAATCTTAAGTTGGATGCAAACTCAACAGGTAAAAATGGTAGTTATGGCTTGCAATACTAGTTCTGCCCTGGCGATTGAAACTGTGCGATCGCAGTTTGACTTACCCATGATTGGTTTAATTTTACCTGCTGCTAAGGCGGCAATTAAGTATGGTCAACGCATCGGTGTAATTGCGACTACAGCCACGGTTAATAGTATGGCTTATGTCAATGCGATTACCGAAACCCACAAGCAATCTCAGGTATGGCAAGTTGCCTGTCCTGAATTTGTCCCATTGATTGAGGCAGATCGGATACACGATCCCTATACCTATGAAATTGCGAAAAACTATCTAACTCCATTAATTGAGGCGGAAATTGATACTTTAGTGATGGGCTGTACTCATTATCCCCACTTGCTTGAAGTATTCAAACAAATTCTCCCGCCCTATGTTAAATTTATTGACCCCGCCAAGTATGTCGTTAAGGCTGTCAATCAGGAGTTAGACATTTTAGGTTTGCGCGATCGCAGTTCTCGTAAGAATGCTGTTACCAAGTTTTATGTCAGTGGTGATGCTGAACAATTTGCGGAGGTTTCCAGTCGTTGGTTAGGGAATAAACCCCTAGTGCAGAATGTAGAATTATTACCAACGCCATTTACAGTTGAGGAATCATCTTTAATCGAGACCGCAGAGCCCGTTGAACTACTTTCCTGA
- a CDS encoding N-acetylmuramoyl-L-alanine amidase: MLRYRHSSLSISLSLCILLTGYGEKAVAQSQDDRVLYAQATGLQLRGVQNTPEGIVLLINGNPKILSQRAINPDRLVIDLVGTVVPPNLHKAVIPINRYGVRQVRIGQNQQNPPTARIVLDFESQSETSTVDWEAIFTPNRGAVIIRPTNAIANNPPPRPSLFNPPPSNSGLNANNNSDNLTLIQKLNLTQSGQLLIQTNQPFTYLGTEDVPSGTYNITINNAKISPQLVRPSLDGTALDAIRMTQVGSSVVIGLRPSVGWRIREDARSDPQQIYVQLYQPQNSNANASINRANPNISQNPPIPSYLDPNLPITDPPANPPRTSPPTPRVIPAPNVANRGKGVIVLDPGHGGNDVGAVGNGIYEANVVLAIALKLGRILQEMGYTVIYTRTDNTEVELQPRVDIAERVNADTFVSIHANSLEARQSQISGIETYYAPGATLSGRLANFVHNQIINTTGASDRGVRTARFHVIRRTSMPSILVETGFVTNPQESANLNNPSYQERMAGAIARGVDQFLKSR, from the coding sequence ATGTTGAGGTATCGTCATTCATCCCTATCAATATCCCTAAGTCTATGTATCCTTCTGACTGGGTATGGGGAAAAAGCGGTAGCTCAAAGCCAAGATGATCGGGTTTTATATGCCCAAGCTACGGGTCTACAACTGCGGGGAGTTCAAAATACCCCTGAAGGGATAGTGTTACTAATCAATGGTAATCCCAAAATTCTGAGCCAAAGAGCTATTAACCCTGATCGCCTAGTTATAGATTTGGTTGGTACCGTAGTTCCGCCTAATTTACACAAAGCCGTAATTCCCATTAATCGTTACGGAGTTAGGCAGGTGAGAATTGGACAAAATCAACAAAATCCTCCCACTGCCCGCATTGTTTTAGATTTTGAATCCCAAAGCGAAACTAGTACGGTAGACTGGGAAGCAATTTTTACTCCTAATCGTGGGGCTGTAATTATTCGACCCACCAATGCGATCGCAAATAATCCGCCACCTCGACCATCTCTTTTCAATCCACCGCCATCAAATTCTGGACTTAATGCCAATAACAATAGTGATAACCTCACCCTAATTCAAAAGCTAAACCTTACTCAGTCTGGGCAGCTTTTAATCCAAACCAATCAACCTTTTACCTATCTTGGTACCGAAGATGTCCCCAGTGGTACCTATAACATCACCATTAATAATGCCAAGATTTCTCCGCAATTAGTTCGTCCTAGCCTTGATGGTACTGCTTTAGATGCGATCAGAATGACTCAAGTAGGAAGTTCTGTGGTAATTGGCTTACGTCCTAGTGTGGGCTGGCGGATTCGTGAAGATGCTCGCTCCGATCCCCAACAGATTTATGTGCAGTTGTATCAGCCTCAGAATAGTAATGCAAATGCCAGTATCAATAGAGCAAATCCAAATATTTCACAAAATCCCCCTATTCCCAGTTACCTCGACCCAAATCTCCCGATTACTGATCCCCCTGCAAATCCTCCTAGAACTTCTCCACCCACACCAAGGGTAATTCCAGCCCCTAATGTGGCTAATCGTGGTAAGGGCGTAATTGTCCTTGATCCCGGTCATGGTGGTAATGACGTTGGCGCAGTGGGTAATGGTATCTATGAAGCTAATGTGGTTTTGGCGATCGCCTTAAAATTAGGGCGGATTTTGCAGGAAATGGGCTACACCGTTATCTATACCCGTACGGACAATACTGAAGTGGAACTACAGCCTAGGGTTGATATTGCGGAAAGAGTTAATGCCGATACCTTTGTGAGTATTCATGCTAATTCGCTAGAGGCAAGGCAAAGCCAAATTAGTGGTATTGAAACCTACTATGCCCCCGGAGCTACCCTGAGTGGACGGTTAGCAAATTTTGTCCATAACCAAATTATTAATACAACTGGTGCCAGTGATCGCGGGGTTCGTACGGCTCGGTTTCATGTGATTCGTCGTACTTCTATGCCTTCTATTTTGGTGGAAACTGGGTTTGTGACTAATCCCCAAGAAAGTGCTAATTTGAATAATCCTAGCTATCAAGAACGCATGGCGGGAGCGATCGCCCGAGGTGTAGATCAGTTCTTAAAATCACGCTAA
- a CDS encoding TetR/AcrR family transcriptional regulator, which produces MSQLNRNTTKTKDRLIQAAIEVFSSAGVVGATTREIARVAGVNEVTLFRHFQSKEQLLGAVAAHITALNLETLLQQDQWAEDLHQNLLDYARLHDQMLEEYEALVRMFIGEAKRHPHESLQVLQQYFLPLREQLIAYLRTCVNQGIVRADVDLPLAVDQFTGMLLAGMLRRHVLAVDRGYSRDRYVEASVNLLISGITTSI; this is translated from the coding sequence GTGAGTCAACTAAATCGCAACACAACTAAAACTAAGGATCGGTTAATTCAAGCAGCAATCGAGGTGTTTTCTAGCGCAGGGGTTGTGGGGGCAACTACCCGTGAAATTGCGCGAGTGGCAGGGGTAAATGAAGTTACACTATTTCGCCATTTTCAAAGTAAGGAACAACTATTAGGTGCAGTTGCCGCACATATCACAGCCCTCAACTTAGAGACCTTGCTTCAGCAGGATCAATGGGCAGAGGATTTACACCAAAATCTGCTTGACTATGCCCGCTTACATGACCAGATGCTCGAAGAGTACGAGGCTTTGGTACGCATGTTTATTGGTGAGGCAAAGCGGCATCCCCACGAATCCCTGCAAGTGTTGCAACAGTATTTTCTCCCCCTGCGTGAGCAACTTATTGCCTATTTGCGTACCTGTGTAAATCAAGGCATAGTCCGTGCGGATGTTGACTTACCTCTAGCGGTGGATCAGTTTACAGGGATGTTACTGGCAGGGATGCTCCGCCGTCATGTGCTTGCAGTTGACCGAGGGTATAGTCGCGATCGCTATGTGGAGGCTTCTGTGAATTTATTGATTTCTGGCATCACTACATCTATCTGA
- a CDS encoding DHA2 family efflux MFS transporter permease subunit — MATNRISYSNLTKNVSNAGYVQGPLKWAIALTASLGAILEVIDTSIVNVALTDIQATLGATVSEVGWVVTGYAIANVVLIPLSAWLGDVFGKKAYFVFSMVGFTIASVLCGFAVNLPMLILARILQGLCGGGLLAKAQTILFETFPPSEQGMAQAVFGIGVISGPAIGPTLGGYLTDTLGWRWIFFINLPIGIIAVVMAIVFLRPDSKRRSLQQAVDWWGIGLLIVAVGSLQTLLEEGEKNDWFESTWICLLAIASGVGLALFIWRELKVKSPSVDLRVLRHHSLAAGSIYSGILGMGLYGTLFAVPLFTQGILGFSATQTGWLLAPGALASAITMVLLGKISTKVDPRLLIALGAVGSALVMFNLAGITPQTGTSDLFLPLVWRGAVTVLMFLPLSLATLGNLPKQDISAGSGFYNLTRQLGGSIGIAILTTLLAQREAFHRDVLWTKLTPYDLQTTERIDLLMGAFQSSGSDAHTAYQQALMSLEQIINTQAAVLSYADVFRFVGIIFLCSLPLLLFLGKGGNNLKPATVH, encoded by the coding sequence ATGGCTACGAATCGTATCTCCTACTCTAATCTAACTAAAAATGTATCTAATGCGGGCTATGTGCAAGGACCCTTAAAATGGGCGATCGCTCTAACAGCTTCATTGGGGGCGATTTTAGAGGTAATAGATACTAGTATTGTCAATGTTGCTCTTACTGATATTCAAGCAACCCTAGGTGCCACTGTGAGTGAAGTGGGCTGGGTCGTAACGGGATATGCGATCGCCAATGTGGTTCTAATTCCCCTTTCCGCTTGGCTAGGTGATGTATTTGGTAAAAAGGCATATTTTGTATTTTCCATGGTGGGGTTCACAATTGCTTCAGTTTTATGTGGCTTTGCCGTGAATTTACCAATGTTGATACTCGCGCGCATCTTACAGGGTTTATGTGGTGGTGGATTACTAGCCAAAGCCCAAACAATCTTATTTGAAACTTTTCCTCCATCGGAACAGGGTATGGCTCAGGCTGTATTTGGGATTGGGGTAATTTCTGGTCCTGCTATCGGTCCAACCTTGGGGGGATATTTAACCGATACCTTGGGATGGCGGTGGATTTTCTTTATTAACTTACCCATTGGCATAATTGCTGTGGTGATGGCAATCGTGTTTTTGCGTCCCGACTCTAAAAGGCGATCGCTACAACAGGCGGTGGATTGGTGGGGTATTGGTTTATTAATTGTTGCTGTGGGCAGTTTACAAACTTTACTGGAAGAGGGAGAAAAAAATGATTGGTTTGAATCAACTTGGATTTGCCTTCTAGCGATCGCCTCAGGGGTGGGCTTGGCATTATTTATCTGGCGTGAACTTAAGGTTAAATCTCCGTCAGTGGATTTACGGGTGTTGCGACATCATTCCTTAGCGGCGGGAAGTATTTACTCTGGCATTTTGGGCATGGGGCTGTATGGCACCTTATTTGCCGTCCCCTTATTTACCCAAGGCATATTAGGATTTTCGGCAACTCAGACAGGATGGCTACTAGCTCCGGGTGCCTTAGCATCGGCGATTACAATGGTGCTGTTGGGAAAAATATCAACCAAAGTTGATCCCCGTCTTTTAATTGCTCTAGGGGCAGTGGGTTCAGCTTTAGTGATGTTTAACCTTGCAGGAATTACCCCCCAAACTGGAACAAGTGATTTATTCTTACCATTGGTGTGGCGGGGCGCAGTCACAGTTCTGATGTTTCTGCCCTTAAGTCTAGCAACCTTGGGAAATTTACCCAAACAAGATATTTCTGCAGGTTCAGGTTTCTATAACTTAACTCGCCAACTGGGTGGAAGTATTGGCATTGCGATATTGACAACTTTATTGGCACAACGGGAAGCATTTCACCGAGATGTGCTGTGGACAAAGTTAACACCCTACGATTTGCAAACTACAGAACGGATTGATTTACTGATGGGGGCATTTCAAAGTTCAGGTTCTGACGCTCATACTGCCTATCAGCAGGCTTTAATGTCTTTAGAGCAAATTATTAACACCCAAGCCGCCGTCCTGTCCTATGCGGATGTTTTTCGCTTTGTGGGTATTATCTTCCTTTGTTCTCTACCACTTTTGTTGTTTCTGGGGAAGGGAGGAAATAATCTTAAACCCGCTACGGTGCATTAG
- a CDS encoding GTP-binding protein, giving the protein MTNLQTWKYIGLAGLGTVMIAFYWQHWEFVSWVIGVIIAIGLWQKLTPQSVETEPPLTRQSLIKYLEEVNQVISKISDRLIQANLKSIADQIQADLEQNQFRIAVFGMSSVGKTAVINALLRQDRGEQNLGKIAPTLGTTVSQQIYTYIDPFIDRSSLRRKILLIDTPGIQNRGSLGVSQETEAQTVAESTDLLLFVTDGDLGAIEYQALIGLRKIGKRIILVFNKVDQYLPPDQDAIIAELKHKTSQFLLPDDIVAIAANPVPITVRQYETTHQDQPQLIKEWLEPVPPNVAALKTRIESILSSEWEELMLSNVNSKLQQLHKTAQASLQKIRHQQGQAIITRYQWINAGVIFASPIPAIDIVASVAINAKLLIELSQLYDRQLGLKQAQKIAMAMVEILIKIGCVEVATVAIASQVSYFMKTNALTFALGGTVQAVSAAYFTYIGGVSYLDYLDQAPESDFTVESMINICRVNFAKMKDMSFIREFVEQTLANLSVSDA; this is encoded by the coding sequence ATGACAAATTTGCAAACTTGGAAATATATAGGATTAGCAGGACTAGGCACGGTCATGATCGCCTTTTACTGGCAACACTGGGAATTTGTAAGCTGGGTAATTGGCGTTATCATCGCAATCGGTTTATGGCAAAAACTAACTCCGCAGTCCGTAGAAACTGAGCCTCCCCTGACCCGCCAAAGTCTGATTAAATACCTAGAGGAAGTTAATCAAGTTATTAGTAAAATTAGCGATCGCCTCATTCAAGCTAACCTGAAATCCATTGCCGATCAAATTCAAGCCGATCTGGAACAGAATCAATTTCGGATCGCCGTATTTGGCATGAGTTCTGTGGGTAAAACTGCGGTAATTAATGCGCTGCTTCGGCAAGACCGAGGAGAACAAAATCTAGGCAAAATCGCACCCACTCTTGGCACAACCGTTTCCCAGCAAATTTATACCTATATTGATCCATTTATAGATCGCTCATCCCTACGGCGTAAGATACTTTTAATTGACACTCCTGGTATTCAAAATCGTGGCTCTTTAGGTGTAAGTCAAGAAACAGAAGCACAAACGGTTGCGGAATCTACGGATTTACTTTTATTTGTCACTGATGGAGATTTAGGGGCGATCGAGTATCAGGCTCTTATCGGTTTAAGAAAAATCGGTAAGCGGATTATTTTAGTTTTTAATAAAGTCGATCAGTATCTGCCCCCAGATCAAGATGCCATAATTGCCGAATTAAAGCATAAAACCTCTCAATTTCTCCTGCCCGATGATATTGTCGCGATCGCTGCCAACCCAGTCCCAATTACAGTTAGACAGTACGAAACCACCCATCAAGATCAACCCCAATTAATCAAAGAATGGCTAGAACCAGTTCCTCCTAATGTTGCTGCCCTTAAAACTCGGATTGAATCTATTCTTTCCTCCGAATGGGAAGAGCTAATGTTATCAAATGTAAACTCTAAACTTCAGCAACTACACAAGACTGCCCAAGCCAGTTTACAAAAAATTCGTCATCAGCAAGGGCAGGCTATTATCACCCGTTATCAGTGGATTAATGCGGGCGTGATATTTGCTAGTCCCATACCTGCCATAGATATAGTTGCCAGTGTAGCGATTAATGCCAAGTTACTAATAGAACTAAGCCAACTTTACGATCGCCAATTGGGATTAAAACAGGCACAAAAAATCGCCATGGCAATGGTAGAAATTTTAATTAAGATCGGCTGTGTAGAAGTAGCAACGGTAGCAATCGCTTCTCAAGTTTCCTACTTTATGAAAACCAATGCTCTAACCTTTGCCTTAGGAGGAACGGTACAGGCAGTTAGTGCCGCTTATTTTACATATATCGGTGGGGTTAGTTATTTAGATTACCTCGATCAAGCCCCAGAATCAGATTTTACGGTGGAAAGCATGATCAATATCTGTCGGGTAAATTTTGCCAAGATGAAAGACATGAGCTTTATTCGGGAGTTTGTTGAGCAAACCCTTGCCAATTTGTCAGTTTCTGACGCATAG
- a CDS encoding ATP-dependent 6-phosphofructokinase translates to MTKPKRVGILTSGGDCGGLNAVIRAVVRRARDYDMEIYGIKEATQGLMSRPVEAELLDIKKVSGILRYGGTILGTVNKGNPFAYPMPDGSVIDRSQEMIEGYHILGLDALIVIGGDGSLAILRKLAQQGNMNIVAVPKTIDNDLGATENSIGFNTAVTVAVEALDRLTYTAISHSRVMILEVMGRDAGHIAVSAGIAGGCHIILIPEIPYSLDEVCDRLMNRALKGFNFSTMIVAEAVKTPSGEPVKYTNSLGQSLYGGIGQYLGDEISRRTGMETRITTLGHVQRGSTPSALDRILGAAFGVAAVDLISQYKYDRMVAWVNREIIDVPISEAIAQYRAVDVNGSLIHTAVGLGTYVGEIP, encoded by the coding sequence ATGACAAAACCCAAACGTGTCGGCATATTGACCAGTGGTGGAGATTGTGGCGGTCTAAATGCGGTAATTCGTGCAGTTGTGCGCCGTGCCCGTGATTATGACATGGAAATTTATGGGATCAAAGAAGCAACTCAAGGATTAATGAGCCGTCCTGTGGAGGCAGAGCTACTAGATATTAAGAAAGTATCAGGAATTTTAAGGTACGGTGGCACAATTCTAGGAACAGTCAATAAAGGTAACCCCTTTGCTTACCCTATGCCCGATGGTTCTGTGATCGATCGCTCCCAAGAAATGATTGAAGGCTATCACATCCTCGGATTAGACGCATTAATTGTAATTGGTGGGGATGGCAGCTTAGCAATTTTACGCAAGTTAGCACAGCAAGGAAATATGAATATTGTGGCAGTACCTAAGACTATTGATAATGACCTAGGTGCAACCGAAAACTCCATTGGTTTTAATACCGCAGTCACCGTCGCCGTAGAGGCACTAGATCGCCTGACCTATACAGCAATTAGCCACAGTCGAGTCATGATTTTAGAGGTAATGGGGCGGGATGCAGGACATATTGCCGTTAGTGCGGGTATCGCTGGGGGCTGTCATATTATCTTAATTCCAGAAATTCCCTATAGCTTAGATGAAGTATGCGATCGCCTCATGAATAGAGCCTTAAAAGGATTTAACTTTAGTACCATGATCGTGGCTGAAGCTGTCAAAACCCCCTCAGGTGAACCAGTAAAATATACCAATAGCTTAGGGCAGAGTCTCTACGGTGGCATTGGGCAGTATTTGGGTGATGAGATCAGCAGACGGACAGGCATGGAAACTCGGATTACTACCCTTGGTCATGTGCAACGTGGCAGTACACCCTCAGCCCTTGATCGGATTCTTGGGGCTGCCTTTGGTGTGGCGGCTGTGGATTTAATCTCGCAGTATAAGTACGATCGGATGGTGGCATGGGTAAATCGAGAAATTATAGATGTGCCAATTAGCGAAGCGATCGCCCAGTACCGAGCCGTGGATGTAAACGGTAGCTTAATTCATACTGCTGTGGGCTTAGGTACCTATGTGGGCGAAATTCCCTAA
- a CDS encoding alpha/beta fold hydrolase, which produces MISEQLAIASKLHWTWRDHQITYSVSGKGIPLVLVHGFGASIGHWRKNIPVWAEAGYRVYAIDLLGFGESDKPAIAYSLELWQELLRDFWLAHIQTPGVFIGNSIGALLSLMMAANHSEMVKGAVLLNVAGGLNHRPHELNPVLGLIMAGFTKLVGSPITGKFIFNQVRQKHRIRNTLTQVYCDRTAITEELVDLLYLPSCDQGAQAVFASILTAPAGPKPEELLPRVNCPVLVLWGEADPWTPIKGAKIFQAMASQKDIQVIPIANTGHCPHDENPNAVNPLVLNWLGNFAHIGT; this is translated from the coding sequence ATGATTTCTGAACAATTGGCGATCGCCTCCAAACTGCATTGGACTTGGCGTGATCATCAAATAACTTACAGTGTTTCTGGTAAAGGTATCCCTTTGGTTTTAGTGCATGGCTTTGGGGCATCCATTGGGCATTGGCGTAAAAATATTCCTGTGTGGGCAGAGGCTGGATACAGGGTATATGCCATAGATTTATTGGGCTTTGGGGAGTCAGATAAGCCTGCGATCGCCTATTCTTTAGAACTATGGCAAGAACTACTCAGGGATTTTTGGCTAGCCCATATTCAAACTCCTGGGGTATTTATTGGCAATTCCATTGGGGCATTACTGAGTTTAATGATGGCAGCTAATCATTCGGAGATGGTTAAGGGTGCAGTTTTATTAAATGTGGCGGGTGGATTAAATCATCGTCCCCATGAACTAAATCCAGTTTTGGGGTTAATTATGGCTGGCTTTACAAAGTTAGTTGGTTCGCCGATTACAGGTAAATTTATTTTTAATCAAGTTCGCCAAAAACATCGAATTCGGAATACTTTGACCCAAGTGTATTGCGATCGCACTGCCATTACCGAAGAGCTTGTAGATTTACTATACTTACCTTCCTGTGATCAGGGAGCCCAAGCGGTATTTGCCTCAATTTTGACTGCACCTGCGGGTCCTAAACCTGAAGAATTACTACCTAGGGTTAACTGTCCAGTACTGGTGCTGTGGGGGGAAGCTGATCCTTGGACTCCGATCAAAGGGGCAAAGATTTTCCAAGCAATGGCAAGTCAGAAAGATATTCAAGTGATTCCGATCGCCAATACAGGTCATTGTCCCCATGATGAAAACCCCAATGCGGTTAATCCTCTGGTTCTAAACTGGTTAGGGAATTTCGCCCACATAGGTACCTAA
- a CDS encoding ferredoxin, producing the protein MNLKREVLVCQHRTCFKDGAAKVLQRFKLEPVDGVMVIGCGCLGLCGSGPIVLVADQQVYYWHVKPQDVPVIVKQHLRGGKVIKSMLHKRLHSDPKEFD; encoded by the coding sequence GTGAATCTGAAACGTGAGGTTTTGGTTTGTCAGCATCGTACCTGCTTTAAGGATGGGGCAGCTAAGGTTCTCCAAAGGTTTAAATTAGAGCCAGTTGATGGAGTGATGGTAATTGGCTGTGGGTGCTTAGGCTTATGCGGCTCAGGTCCGATCGTGCTTGTAGCCGATCAGCAGGTTTACTATTGGCACGTTAAGCCTCAGGATGTCCCAGTCATTGTTAAACAGCATCTCCGCGGCGGGAAAGTGATTAAGTCTATGCTGCACAAACGGCTACATTCTGACCCAAAGGAATTTGATTAA
- a CDS encoding 30S ribosomal protein S1 produces the protein MVNQTKTPPNVGFTHADFAALLDKYDYHFSPGDIVAGTVFSLEPRGALIDIGAKTAAYIPIQEMSINRIDQPEEVLQDNDTREFFILADENEEGQLTLSIRRIEYMRAWERVRQLQKEDATVRALIFATNRGGALVRIEGLRGFIPGSHISTRKVKEELVNEELPLKFLEVDEDRNRLVLSHRRALVERKMNKLEVGEVVIGVVRGIKPYGAFIDIGGVSGLLHISEISHDHIDTPHNVFNVNDEVKVMIIDLDAERGRISLSTKQLEAEPGDMVKNPQVVYDGAEEMAAKFREQMNQPVASLAITEDGVEAIAIDDIEIPSAEEEPIIEDETDA, from the coding sequence ATGGTCAATCAGACAAAAACCCCTCCCAATGTTGGCTTTACCCACGCAGACTTCGCCGCATTACTAGATAAGTATGACTATCACTTCAGCCCCGGCGACATTGTGGCAGGTACTGTTTTTAGCCTAGAACCAAGAGGTGCTTTGATTGATATTGGGGCTAAAACTGCCGCCTATATTCCCATTCAGGAAATGTCCATCAATCGTATTGATCAGCCTGAAGAAGTTCTACAGGATAATGACACCCGTGAATTTTTTATTCTTGCCGATGAAAATGAGGAAGGGCAACTAACCCTATCAATTCGTCGCATTGAGTATATGCGTGCATGGGAGCGGGTTCGTCAACTGCAAAAAGAAGATGCTACCGTGCGTGCTTTGATTTTTGCTACAAACCGAGGTGGTGCCTTGGTCAGAATTGAGGGTTTACGAGGATTTATTCCTGGCTCTCACATCAGCACTCGCAAAGTTAAAGAAGAGCTAGTAAATGAAGAGTTGCCCCTAAAGTTTTTAGAGGTAGATGAAGACCGCAATCGACTAGTACTCAGCCATCGTCGGGCATTAGTTGAACGGAAGATGAACAAGCTTGAAGTGGGTGAAGTTGTCATCGGTGTTGTGCGTGGAATCAAGCCCTATGGTGCCTTTATCGATATTGGTGGGGTCAGTGGCTTGCTACACATCTCTGAAATTTCCCACGATCACATTGATACTCCCCATAATGTCTTCAATGTCAATGATGAAGTTAAGGTCATGATCATCGATCTCGATGCCGAAAGAGGAAGGATTTCACTTTCTACCAAGCAACTAGAAGCAGAACCCGGTGATATGGTTAAGAATCCTCAGGTTGTCTATGATGGGGCGGAGGAAATGGCGGCAAAATTCCGTGAACAGATGAATCAGCCTGTGGCAAGTCTAGCTATTACTGAAGATGGAGTTGAGGCGATCGCCATTGATGATATTGAAATTCCTTCGGCTGAAGAAGAACCAATTATTGAAGATGAAACTGATGCTTAG